GATCTGCAGGATCGCGGATCCGAACTGGAGGGCCGCGAGCGCGATCACGGGCGTGAGCGAGTTCGGCAGCACGTGCCGGCGCAGCACCTGCACGAGGGTGCCGCCGGATCCGTACGCCGCCTCGACGTACTCGCTGATCCGCACGCGCACCACCTCCGCCCGCGACAGCCGCGCGAACACGGCGATGGACGTGACACCCACCGCGATCGCGGCGTTCGTGGTGCCGAAGCCCAGCAGGATCACGATGCTCAAGCTGAGCAGCAGGCCCGGGATCGCGAGCAGCACGTCGACGAGCCGCATGAGCACGTCGTCGACGATGCCGCCGACCGTGCCCGCGACCACGCCGAGGAGCGTGCCGACGACGAGACCGACGAGCACCGCGACGACCGCGCCGACGACCGACTGCGACGCCCCGAACACGACGCGCGTGTAGAGGTCGCGGCCGGTGGAGTCGGTGCCGAACCAGTGCGCGGCGCTCGGCGCCTGCAGCGACGGCGCGACGGACGCGGTCGGGCTGCCGGACGCGAAGAGGCCGGGGACGAGCGCCCACAGCAGCATCACGAGCACGACGAGGACAGGGATCACGAGGCCGCCGGCGAGGCGCGCCCGGCTGCGGGGACGCGCGCGGGGCGCGTCGATGGTGGCGAGCGTGGCGCTCATCGCGCACCTCCTCTGCGCAGGCGCGCGTCGAGAACGGGGTAGAGCAGGTCGACCGCGAGGTTGATCACGACGTAGGCGACCGTGGAGAGCACGACGACCGCGAGCAGCACCGGACTGTCGCGGCTCGCGACCGCCTGCACGGTGAGCTGGCCGACGCCCGCGCGGCCGAACACGGCCTCGGTGACGACCGCCCCGCCGACGAGCTCGCCGAACAGCAGCCCGGCCATCGTCAGCGTGGGCAGCAGCGCGTTCCGGCCGACGCCGTGCAGCAGCAGCCACGGCGTGCCGGCACCGCGGGCCCGCACCACCTCGACGAACGGCATGGCCGACACGTCGTCGATGCTGCGGATGAGCACCTGCGCGAGCGGCGCCGCGATCGGCACGGCGATCGTGAGCACCGGCAGGATCAGCGCCTCGCCGGGGCTCGCGCCGATGATCGGCACCAGCCCGAGCCGGAACGACAGCACCTGGATGAGGATGATCCCCACCCAGAACACGGGCAGCGAGACGAGCAGCGGCGGCAGGTCGCGGAAGACCCGACGGATCCACCTGGCACCGCCGTACGTCGCGAGGAACGCGATCGGCACGGCCAGCACCACGGCGACCAGGAGGCCGAGCACCGCGAGCACGAGCGTCGACGGGATCGCGGTGGCGAGCAGCGTCGACACGGCCGCGCCGCTCTGCACCGAGTACCCGAGCTGCCCCTGCGCGAACGCGGCGGCGGACTCGCCGAGCCGCACGATGAGCGGGCGGTCGGCGCCGTACGACTCGCGGATCGCCGCGAGCTGCTCGGGCGCGAGGCCGAGCTCGGGGCCGCCGTAGCGGGCGAGCACCGCGTCGCCGGGCAGCGCGGCGAGCAACACGTAGGCCACGACGTAGGCGAGGACGAGCACGATGACGGCCTGCCCGGCGCGCCGGATGGCGTAGCTCATCGCGGTCCCCCGCCCGTCGACAGGGGAAGGACGCCCCGCATCAGCGGTCGAGCCAGACGCCCGCGAACACTGGGCGGCCGACCGACTCGGTGGCGAAGCCCCGCACGTCGCCGCGGAGGCCGTAGACCTGGGGCTCCTCGAACAGCGGCAGCACGTAGGCCTGGTCGGCGATGCGTTGCTGGGTAGCGGCGGACGCGGCCTGGCGGCCCTCCGTCGTGGGCTCCGACGCGATGCGGGTGAGGAGCGCGTCCAGCTCCGGGTCGGCGATGCTGCCGTCCGCGGGGTTCCGGTTGAGCAGCACGTTGCGGTTGGTGGAGGAGTACTGCGACTTGAGGACGTCGTAGTCCGAGCGGCC
This genomic interval from Clavibacter michiganensis contains the following:
- a CDS encoding ABC transporter permease, which encodes MSYAIRRAGQAVIVLVLAYVVAYVLLAALPGDAVLARYGGPELGLAPEQLAAIRESYGADRPLIVRLGESAAAFAQGQLGYSVQSGAAVSTLLATAIPSTLVLAVLGLLVAVVLAVPIAFLATYGGARWIRRVFRDLPPLLVSLPVFWVGIILIQVLSFRLGLVPIIGASPGEALILPVLTIAVPIAAPLAQVLIRSIDDVSAMPFVEVVRARGAGTPWLLLHGVGRNALLPTLTMAGLLFGELVGGAVVTEAVFGRAGVGQLTVQAVASRDSPVLLAVVVLSTVAYVVINLAVDLLYPVLDARLRRGGAR
- a CDS encoding ABC transporter permease — protein: MSATLATIDAPRARPRSRARLAGGLVIPVLVVLVMLLWALVPGLFASGSPTASVAPSLQAPSAAHWFGTDSTGRDLYTRVVFGASQSVVGAVVAVLVGLVVGTLLGVVAGTVGGIVDDVLMRLVDVLLAIPGLLLSLSIVILLGFGTTNAAIAVGVTSIAVFARLSRAEVVRVRISEYVEAAYGSGGTLVQVLRRHVLPNSLTPVIALAALQFGSAILQISTLGFLGYGAPPPTPEWGLLVAEGRDYVATAWWLTVLPGAVVVAVVLATNRISQSIRGGQLA